CTCTCCAGCGGGGTCCTCAACCCCTGGCTGCTCTTCCTCCCCACCGATGTCCTCGGGCTGCTCGCCCCGGGCCGTGTGCTCGCCCTCCTGCTGGGCGCGGCGTGGGGCGCGGTGGTGGTCTTCGGCCTGGACGGGGCGAACGACCTGGCGCACGACCTGCCCGTCGACTTCCTCACCGCGATGCAGCAGATGTCGACGCCGATCCTCTTCCTCTTCACCCTCTTCCCGGTGCTCGCGATCGTCCGGCAGTTCGGCCGGGCCTGGGGCGCCGTCGCGGGCGCCCTGGAACTCTCCCTGGTCGTGGCGACGATGAAGCTCTGGCCGAACATGTTCGCCGGGGCGCTCGCCATGGCCGTGGGGGTGCTGCTGCTCGTCTCGCTCGCCGTCGCCCGGGATCTGCGGCTGCGCCGCGAGCAGGCGGCCGCCCAGGCCACCCGGCCCACCTCCGGAGCCGCCGGTGCCGCCGGTGCCGCCGCCGACCCGCTGGCCTCGCTCTTCAGCGCGGGCGCGGCCCGGCTGCGGCGCTTCCTCCCGCTCTTCGCCCTGCTCGGCGCGGGGGTCGCCGTCCTCGCCCAGAGCCATGTCTTCGGCGGCGGCGAGGCGACCAGCTTCCTCATCGCCAAGGGCGAGCACACCGAAGCGGCCCAGGTCGACTTCTACCGCGCCTTCGGCTTTCTGCCGCTGATCGCCACCACCGCGCTCGCCTCGGGCGCGTACGCGATCGCGGGCTTCACCTTCGTCTACCCGCTGGGCTATCTGATGCCGAGCGCGCTGCTCGCGGCGGGCGCCGGGGCCCTCGTCCTCACCGTCGAGGTACTGGCCCTGTCCGCGCTCGGCCGACTGCTCGGGCGGCTGCCGACCGTCCGGGACTCCTCCGAGCACCTGCGCGGGGCGATCACCGAGACCCTGCTGCTGGCGATCCTCTTCGGCTCGCTGATGGCCGCGAACGCGATGGGCGGCGGGCTGGGCATCCTGATCGTCGGCGGGCTCTATCTGCTGAACGAGGCGATGGGACGGCCACTGGTCCGGATGGCCGCCGCGCCCGCCGCTGTCCTCGCGGGCGGGGTACTGCTCAATCTGCTGCACTGGCTCGGCCTGTTCACCCCGGTGGCCGCCTGACCGCGGCGCCCGTACCGCCGCTCCCCTCCGGAGGCCCCGCACCATGGACCGCGCCACCCGCCCGGCCCCACCGGCCCCACCGCAGGTCCGTACGGTCACCGGGCCGCTCCCCGGTCACGCGGTCACCGGCCCGGTCCTCGCCCATGAGCATCTGGCCCTGGACCTGGACCGGACGGGGGAGGGCGCGGCCGTGCTCGACGCCCGCCACGCCCCGGCGGTGGCCGCCGAGCTGGCCGGGCTGCGGGAGGAGTACGGCCTCGGCCTCGTCGTCGAGCCGACCTGCCGGGGCATGGGCCGGGACCCGGCGGCCCTGCGGCGGATCTCCCGGGCGTCCGGCGTCGCCGTGGTCGCCGCCACCGGCTGGTACTACGAGCCGTTCCACACCCCCGAGGTGAACGGCGCCGGGGTCGAGGAGCTGGCGGACGTCCTGATCCGGGAGATCACCACGGGCATCACCACAGGCGCCGCCGCAGGCATCACCACGGGCGCCGCCGCGGGCGCCGTCCCCGCCGCGGCCGGGACCGGTGCCGGGCCCGTCCTCCCGGGGATCATCGGCGAGGTCGGCAGCCACGGCGAGACCCCGAGCGAGCCCGAGACCCGGGTGCTGCGGGCCGCCGCCCGGGCCGCGCTCGCCACCGGTCTCGCCGTCGCCACCCACGCCCACCTCGGCCGGGGCGGCCCCGCGCAACTCGCCCTCCTCACCCGTGAGGGACTGCCGCCCGACCGTGTCAGCATCGGCCACCAGGACCTCCTGGACTCCCCCGCCGTCCACCGGGAGCTGGCGGCGACCGGCGCGTACGTCGCGTTCGACACCGTCGGCAAGGAGGACTACGGGAGCGACACCACCCGGCTGCGGCTGCTGCTGGCCCTCCTGGAGGCGGGCCACGCCGACCGGGCGCTGCTCAGCGGGGACATCTCCCGCCACCGCTATCTGTGGTCCGAGGGCGGCCAGGGGTACGGGCACCTCTTCCGCGTCTTCCTGCCCCGGCTGCGCGCCGCCGGGGCCGACGACGCGCTGATCGACCTGCTGACCCGCCGCAATCCGCTGCGGCTGCTCACCGGCGCCGACCCGGGGCCCGCGCGCCCTGCCCCCGTTCCGCCTCCGTCCCCGTCTCCGTCCCCTCCTCCGGCTCCGCCTCGGCCTCCGCTCCAGGACCCCTCCCCCAAGGACGCCCGATGACCGTCACCGATCCCGTGTCCCTCCCCCGGACCCACCCCCTGCCCACCGTGCCGCTCCAGGACGCGATCGCCCGTCAGTTCCAGCTCCTGGAGTGCGTCACCGGCCACTTCGAGGGCCAGGAGCTGTTCACGGCGGACGCCGGAGTGGTTCCCGGTCCCGGCCGGCCCCGGACCACCGCCAAGGTCGAGGCGGTGCTCGCCGACTTCTTCGGCGCCGAGGACGCGGCCCTCGTCCAGGGCGCGGGCACCGGGGCGATCCGGGCGGCGCTGCACGCGGCGGGCATCCGCCCGGCGACCCCCGGCGGGCTGCTGGTGCACACGGCCCCGCTCTACCCGACCACCCGGACCACCCTCGTCGGCATGGCGGTCCGCACCGTCGCCGCCGACTACGGCGACCCGGCGGCGCTGGCCGCCGTACTGCCCTCCGTGCGCTGGGCGTACATCCAGCACACGCGGCAGCGGCTCGGCGACGCGTACGACGTGGGCGCGACCGTGGCCGCGTGCCGGGCCGCCGGGGTCCGCACGATCGTCGACGACAACTACGCGGCGCTGCGGGTGCCCGCGTGCGGGGTGGAACTGGGCGCGGACGCGTCCTGCTTCTCGCTCTTCAAGCTGCACGGCCCCGAGGGGGTCGGAGCGGTCGTCGGCGCCCGTGATCTGATCGACCGGATCCGCTCCGACAACTACTCCGGCGGCGGCCAGGTCCAGGGCCACCAGGCGCTGGACGCACTGCGCGCGCTCACCCACGTCCCGGTGATGTGGTCCATCCAGTCCCAGGTCACGGAGGAGGTCGCCGAGCGGCTGCGGGCGGGCGAGGCGCCCGGGGTCGCGGAGGTCGCCGTCGCCAACGCGCAGGACCGCTGTCTGCTGGTGCGGCTGGAGCGCCCGCTCGCCCGCGAGCTGCCCGCTGCCGCGGCCCGGCTGGGTGCGGCGCCGCACCCCGTGGGGGCGAACTCCCGCTACGAGATCGCCCCGCTGGTCTACCGCCTCTCCGGCTCCTGCCTGGAGGACGCGCCCGCGCTCGCCGACTGGGCCGTCCGCGTCAACCCGATGCGAGCGGGCGCGGACCTCGTCGTCGACCTGCTGCGCCGCGCCATCGCCTCACTGACCCCACCGGGCACCTCCCCGAGCCCCGGCGGCACTCCGGACCACTCCCCGGCGTCGGGCGCGCCCGCGGCCCCCGGAAGCGCTCGCCATACGACTCCCGGCGCCCCTCCGGCCCCCGGCGGGGACACCGCACCGGGCCGGTCCCCCCGTACAGAGCCCCAGGACCACTTCCCGTCCCCCGGCCATCATGGCGCACCCGACGGAACCCCAGCACCGAGCGGCCCCCCGGCACCGGACCCCACACCACCACCCGGCGGCCCCACCGCGCTGGACGGCCCTGCGCCACCCGGCGAGCCCCCGGCACCCGGTGGCGCTGGGGAACTGGGCAGCGCCACGACACCCGATCGGCATGCGCCACCCGGCGAAGCCCCGTTCCCGAGCGACCCTCCGGCGCCGGGCGGCCCCACCGCACCGGGCCACTCCCCCGGTACGGGGACCCAGGACCGCCCACCGGCACCGGCACCGGCCCCGGGCAGCCGACCGACACCCGGCGGGCCCCCAGCCCCCGGCCGTCATGGCGCACCCGACGGAACCCCAGCCCCGAACGGCCCCCCGGCACCGGACCTCGCACCACCACCCGGCAACTCCCTGGCACCCGCCACCCCTGCGGTACCCGGCGACTCCCCCGGGACGAAGGCCCCGAACGGCCCCCCGGCACCCGGCAGTCGACCCGTGCCCGGCAGCGCTGGGGCACCTGGCCCCTCCCCCGGTACAGGGGCCCAGGACCGCCCACCGGCCCTGGGCTGCCCCCCGGCCCCCTGCGGGCCCGCCGCACCCGACAGCCCCCCAGGCCCGAGCGGCCTCCCGGCCCCCGGCAGCCATGGCGCACCCGACGAGGACACCCCACCAAGCCGGTCCCCCGGTACAGGGACCCAGGACCGCCCACCGGCCCCCGGCGGCGCCACGGCGCCGGACGGCCCTGCGGGCCCTACCGCCCCCGGCGGGCCCGCCGCGCCCCGGTGCTGAGGGGCGGGGCCGGCGTGTTCCTCGATGTCGTCCTCCGTCGCAATCCCGCGCTCGCCGGGGCCGCCACCGCGCTGCACCGGCGGGGGCGCATCCCGCCCGACACCTATGTCCTGGACCTCGACGCCGTCGACGCCAACGCCGCGCTGCTCGCGGACCGGGCCGAGCGGCTCGGGCTCGGGCTCTGGTTCGTCGTCAAGCAGTTCGGCCGCAACCCCGCGCTGATCCGGGCCGTGGCCCGGCACATCCCCCGGTACGCGGCGATCGACGCCGCCGAGGCCCGTGCGCTGGACGCGGCCGGGGCCCGCCCCGGCAACCTCGGTCATCTCTCGCAGATCCCCGTGCGCGCCCTCGGCGGGCTGCTGGCCCTGCGGCCCCTGGCCGTCACCGTGTTCGACCTGGCGGGCGCCCGCGCGGTCGGCCGGGCGGCCCGGCGCGGCGGGTGGACGCAGGACGTCCTCGTACGGCTGGAGAACGGGCCCGGCTCCGGCCACCCCGGCCAGGAGGGCGGCGTACCGCTCACCGCCCTGACGGAGTTCGCCGAGGCCGCCGAGCGGCTGCCGGGGGTGCGGATCGCGGGCGTCACCGCCTTCCCGTGCGTCCGCTGCGACCCGGTCACCGGGCAGCCGTCCGCCACACCCGACCTCGCCGCGGCACAGGCCGCCGTCGCGCTGCTGACCGCGCGGGGCCATGAAGGGCTCCTGCTGAGCGCCCCGGGGGCCACCTGCGCCGCCGTGCTGCCGCTGCTCGCCGCCGCCGGGGCCACCCACGGGGAGCCGGGACACGCCCTCACCGGCACCACCCCGCTGCACGCCGCCGACCAGGACCAGCCCGAACGGCCCGCGTACGTGTATGTCACCGAGGTCGCCCACACCCTGGCCGACGGCCGCCCCGCCCTCTTCGGCGGCGGCTTCTACGCCCGGGGGCGGGCCCGCACCGCCCTGCTGCCGCGCACCGGGACCCGGCTGCCGGTGCTCCCGGCGCCCCCGGACCACATCGACTACTACCGGCTGCTGGCGGCCCCGGCCCGCCCCCGGGAGGCCCGGACCGGGGACACCGCGCTGCTCGCGTTCCGTACCCAGATCTTCGTCACCCGGTCCACGGTCGCGGTCGTCGCGGGGCTCTCCACGG
The nucleotide sequence above comes from Streptomyces clavuligerus. Encoded proteins:
- a CDS encoding phosphotriesterase family protein, translating into MDRATRPAPPAPPQVRTVTGPLPGHAVTGPVLAHEHLALDLDRTGEGAAVLDARHAPAVAAELAGLREEYGLGLVVEPTCRGMGRDPAALRRISRASGVAVVAATGWYYEPFHTPEVNGAGVEELADVLIREITTGITTGAAAGITTGAAAGAVPAAAGTGAGPVLPGIIGEVGSHGETPSEPETRVLRAAARAALATGLAVATHAHLGRGGPAQLALLTREGLPPDRVSIGHQDLLDSPAVHRELAATGAYVAFDTVGKEDYGSDTTRLRLLLALLEAGHADRALLSGDISRHRYLWSEGGQGYGHLFRVFLPRLRAAGADDALIDLLTRRNPLRLLTGADPGPARPAPVPPPSPSPSPPPAPPRPPLQDPSPKDAR
- a CDS encoding YhfT family protein produces the protein MHLPIAAAPVPAPPPAGLDFTAFQQGTVIGLCALTALVSHLAFAVFNDGVRPFLLDFVHGRTTRNATAAVAFGLSAGFVFGLGAPMALSSGVLNPWLLFLPTDVLGLLAPGRVLALLLGAAWGAVVVFGLDGANDLAHDLPVDFLTAMQQMSTPILFLFTLFPVLAIVRQFGRAWGAVAGALELSLVVATMKLWPNMFAGALAMAVGVLLLVSLAVARDLRLRREQAAAQATRPTSGAAGAAGAAADPLASLFSAGAARLRRFLPLFALLGAGVAVLAQSHVFGGGEATSFLIAKGEHTEAAQVDFYRAFGFLPLIATTALASGAYAIAGFTFVYPLGYLMPSALLAAGAGALVLTVEVLALSALGRLLGRLPTVRDSSEHLRGAITETLLLAILFGSLMAANAMGGGLGILIVGGLYLLNEAMGRPLVRMAAAPAAVLAGGVLLNLLHWLGLFTPVAA
- a CDS encoding alanine racemase is translated as MFLDVVLRRNPALAGAATALHRRGRIPPDTYVLDLDAVDANAALLADRAERLGLGLWFVVKQFGRNPALIRAVARHIPRYAAIDAAEARALDAAGARPGNLGHLSQIPVRALGGLLALRPLAVTVFDLAGARAVGRAARRGGWTQDVLVRLENGPGSGHPGQEGGVPLTALTEFAEAAERLPGVRIAGVTAFPCVRCDPVTGQPSATPDLAAAQAAVALLTARGHEGLLLSAPGATCAAVLPLLAAAGATHGEPGHALTGTTPLHAADQDQPERPAYVYVTEVAHTLADGRPALFGGGFYARGRARTALLPRTGTRLPVLPAPPDHIDYYRLLAAPARPREARTGDTALLAFRTQIFVTRSTVAVVAGLSTGRGRLLGLYDSRGRPL